From the genome of Pogoniulus pusillus isolate bPogPus1 chromosome 12, bPogPus1.pri, whole genome shotgun sequence, one region includes:
- the GJA5 gene encoding gap junction alpha-5 protein: MGDWSFLGEFLEEVHKHSTVVGKVWLTVLFIFRMLVLGTAAESSWGDEQSDFMCDTQQPGCENVCYDKAFPISHVRFWVLQIIFVSTPSLVYMGHAMHTVRMEEKRKLKEAEMEARELKGDGDTYCQQKSSVAEKAELSCWDESGGKIILRGSLLNTYVYSILIRTAMEVAFIVGQYVLYGIFLETLYICQRAPCPHPVNCYVSRPTEKNVFIVFMLAVAVLSLFLSLAELYHLGWKKAKERCSRSYKASSSTVPGRLESAPQAERAQMYTPPPDFNQCLSSPAGKFISPFSNRTASQQNTANFATERVHGQEDAAGEGSFIKSSYVESPEAANECAAPAFPESYFNEKRRLSKTSRASSKARSDDLSV; encoded by the coding sequence ATGGGAGACTGGAGTTTCCTGGGAGAGTTCCTTGAGGAGGTCCACAAACACTCCACCGTGGTGGGGAAAGTCTGGCTGACTGTGCTCTTCATCTTCCGGATGCTGGTGCTGGGTACAGCCGCTGAGTCCTCCTGGGGCGACGAGCAGTCTGACTTCATGTGCGacacccagcagcctggctgtgagaaCGTCTGCTACGACAAGGCTTTCCCCATCTCCCATGTCCGGTTCTGGGTCCTCCAGATCATCTTCGTCTCCACCCCATCGCTGGTGTACATGGGCCACGCGATGCACACAGTGCGcatggaagagaagaggaagctgaaggaggCGGAAATGGAGGCGCGGGAGCTGAAAGGCGACGGTGACACATACTGCCAACAGAAGTCCTCCgtggcagagaaggctgagctcTCTTGCTGGGACGAATCAGGAGGCAAAATCATACTCAGAGGAAGTCTGCTGAACACCTATGTCTACAGCATTTTGATTCGCACTGCCATGGAAGTGGCCTTCATAGTGGGGCAGTACGTCCTGTACGGCATCTTCCTGGAGACCCTCTACATCTGCCAGCGGGCACCTTGCCCCCACCCTGTCAACTGCTACGTCTCCCGCCCCACCGAGAAGAACGTCTTCATCGTCTTCATGCTGGCGGTGGCAGTGCTCTCCCTCTtcctcagcctggctgagctctACCACTTGGGCTGGAAGAAAGCcaaagagaggtgctccaggtcgtataaagccagcagcagcacggtCCCTGGCAGACTGGAGTCTGCCCCGCAAGCAGAAAGGGCCCAGATGTACACTCCTCCACCAGATTTTAACCAGTGCTTGTCAAGTCCTGCTGGGAAGTTCATCAGCCCCTTCAGCAACAGAACGGCCTCCCAGCAGAACACTGCCAACTTTGCCACTGAGAGAGTGcatggccaggaggatgctgctggggaagggtccttcatTAAGTCCAGCTACGTGGAGAGTCCAGAGGCGGCCAACGAATGCGCAGCACCTGCCTTCCCTGAGAGCTACTTCAATGAGAAACGTCGCCTCAGCAAGACCAGCCGTGCCAGCAGCAAGGCCAGGTCAGACGATCtctctgtgtga